In a single window of the Schistocerca americana isolate TAMUIC-IGC-003095 chromosome X, iqSchAmer2.1, whole genome shotgun sequence genome:
- the LOC124554715 gene encoding uncharacterized protein C9orf85 homolog, translating to MSTQRGNTQRTRPQAHQNTKAFKNDLHDTSSQTKLINNIDLSGVCERCKSILEWKIKYKKYKPLKAPKKCVKCEQKSVKKAYHTVCFPCAKLLNVCPKCGKNEKVIEKLISIEEQLKKDAELQRQIKLLSLRRRRTLLRYIASLTKGTNSGFAVGEDEMRKLQEEVTKKLESLKINKDDVLDDLLDDLTDESDDD from the exons ATGAGCACTCAACGGGGAAATACACAGAGAACCAGGCCACAGGCACACCAAAATACGAAAGCATTTAAAAATGACCTACATGATACCTCTTCTCAGACAAAGCTTATAAATAATATTGATCTGTCTGGTGTGTGTGAAAGATGCAAGAGCATCTTGGAAtggaaaattaaatacaaaaaatacaagCCCCTAAAGGCtccaaaaaaatgtgtgaaatgtgaACAGAAAAGTGTAAAAAAGGCGTACCATACAGTCTGTTTCCCTTGTGCCAAATTACTGAATGTATGCCCAAAATGTGGTAAAAATGAGAAAGTTATTGAAAAACTCATTTCTATTGAAGAACAACTGAAAAAGGATGCTGAACTCCAGAGACAAATAAAGCTGCTGTCATTGCGAAGACGACGAACACTTCTACGTTACATTGCTAGCCTTACTAAGGGTACAAATTCAG GCTTTGCTGTGGGAGAAGATGAAATGAGGAAACTGCAGGAAGAAGTTACAAAAAAACTGGAATCACTGaaaataaacaaagatgatgttttgGATGACTTATTAGATGATCTTACTGATGAAAGTGATGATGATTGA